The Blautia pseudococcoides genome segment TTCCATTCTTCTACAGAACGGTTCACGATCAGCTCCTCCGGAAACTCCATGGCCTCCACAATCTTTTCCGAATAACAGCGGCAGCCAATCAGTTCATCCACATGGGCATCGCTGTTCATGACAATGGGGACTTGATATTCCATACAGTAACGGAGCATGGTCCTCACGTTCTCCTCCCCGTTTTCCCTGCTGCAGCGGGGATCCAGGGAATTGTTGTTTAGCTCCAGCAGGACATGGTGCTCTTTGGCGGCCTGCACAAGTGCCAGGAAATCTACAGGATAACGCCCGTCGTCAGGGTGCCCGATAATATCCACATAAGGATTCTTCATAGCGCCCAGATAGGCATGGGTATTCTCTTCTCTGGTTCCCGGCTTGATCGTGGGGATATGCATACTGGCAATGACCACATCCATCCGCTTTATAAGACGTTCCTCCATATCCAGTTTCCCATCATAATCCATAATGTTCGCTTCAACACCAAA includes the following:
- a CDS encoding phosphatase, coding for MKYVLDVHTHTLASGHAYNTIREMAMAASEKGLELLGITEHGIAMPGTCNAFYFDNTKMLNRSMFGVEMLFGVEANIMDYDGKLDMEERLIKRMDVVIASMHIPTIKPGTREENTHAYLGAMKNPYVDIIGHPDDGRYPVDFLALVQAAKEHHVLLELNNNSLDPRCSRENGEENVRTMLRYCMEYQVPIVMNSDAHVDELIGCRCYSEKIVEAMEFPEELIVNRSVEEWKKYVHKYKN